The Mastomys coucha isolate ucsf_1 unplaced genomic scaffold, UCSF_Mcou_1 pScaffold13, whole genome shotgun sequence genome has a window encoding:
- the LOC116087034 gene encoding protocadherin alpha-4 isoform X29, translating into MEFSWGSGQESQRLLLSFLLLAIWEAGNSQLHYSIPEEAKHGTFVGRIAQDLGLELTELVPRLFRVASKDRGDLLEVNLQNGILFVNSRIDREELCGRSAECSIHLEVIVDRPLQVFHVEVEVRDINDNPPRFPTTQKNLFIAESRPLDTWFPLEGASDADIGINAVLTYRLSTNDYFSLEKPSNDERVKGLGLVLRKSLDREETPEIFLVLTVTDGGKPELTGTVQLLITVLDANDNSPVFDRSLYTVKLPENVPNGTLVVKVNASDLDEGVNGDIMYSFSTDISPNVKYKFHIDPVTGEIIVKGYIDFEECKSYEILVEGIDKGQLPLSGHCKVIVQVEDINDNIPELEFKSLSLPIRENSPVGTVIALISVSDRDTGVNGQVTCSLTNHVPFKLVSTFKNYYSLVLDSALDRETTPDYKVVVTARDGGSPSLWATASVSVEVADVNDNAPVFARPEYTVFVKENNPPGAHIFTVSAVDADAQENALVSYSLVERRVGERLLSSYVSVHAESGKVFALQPLDHEELELLQFQVNARDAGVPSLGSNVTLQVFVLDENDNAPTLLEPEAGVSGGIVSRLVSRSVGAGHVVAKVRAVDADSGYNAWLSYELQLSEGNSRSLFRVGLYTGEISTTRILDEADSPRQRLLVLVKDHGDPAMMVTATVLVSLVENGPVPKAPSRVSTSVTNSEVSLVDVNVYLIIAICAVSSLLVLTLLLYIALRCSTVPSESVSGPPKPVMVCSSAVGSWSYSQQRRQRVCSGEYPPKTDLMAFSPSLSDSRDREDQLQSTEDSSGKLDLSKTAK; encoded by the coding sequence ATGGAATTTTCCTGGGGAAGTGGCCAGGAATCCCAGcgcttgcttctctcttttctgcttcttGCAATCTGGGAGGCAGGGAACAGCCAGCTCCACTACTCCATCCCAGAGGAGGCCAAACACGGCACCTTCGTGGGCCGCATCGCGCAggacctggggctggagctgaCGGAGCTGGTGCCCCGCCTGTTCAGGGTGGCGTCCAAGGACCGCGGGGACCTTTTGGAGGTAAATCTGCAGAATGGCATTTTGTTTGTGAATTCTCGGATCGACCGGGAGGAGCTGTGCGGGCGGAGCGCGGAGTGTAGCATCCACCTGGAGGTGATCGTGGACAGGCCGCTGCAGGTTTTCCAcgtggaggtggaggtgagggaCATTAATGACAACCCTCCCAGGTTCCCAACGACACAAAAGAATCTGTTCATTGCAGAATCAAGGCCACTTGACACTTGGTTTCCACTAGAGGGCGCTTCAGACGCAGATATCGGAATCAATGCTGTGCTGACTTACAGACTGAGTACAAATGATTACTTTTCTTTGGAAAAACCATCCAACGATGAACGGGTCAAAGGTCTGGGACTTGTATTACGGAAATCTTTAGACCGGGAGGAAACTCCAGAGATATTTTTAGTGCTCACTGTAACGGACGGAGGAAAGCCTGAGCTGACTGGCACTGTTCAGTTACTCATCACCGTGCTGGATGCCAATGATAATTCGCCAGTTTTTGACAGATCTCTCTACACCGTGAAATTACCAGAAAACGTTCCAAATGGGACATTGGTAGTGAAAGTCAACGCCTCAGATTTAGATGAAGGGGTAAATGGGGATATTATGTACTCATTTTCTACAGATATTTCACCAAATGTGAAATACAAATTCCACATAGACCCTGTTACTGGAGAGATTATCGTAAAGGGATACATTGATTTCGAAGAATGCAAATCCTACGAAATTCTCGTAGAGGGAATTGACAAAGGACAACTTCCACTCTCTGGGCACTGTAAAGTCATTGTACAAGTTGAAGACATCAATGATAATATCCCAGAGTTGGAATTCAAATCTCTATCACTTCCGATCCGAGAGAATTCTCCAGTGGGCACTGTCATCGCACTCATCAGTGTGTCTGATCGGGACACGGGTGTCAACGGTCAGGTGACCTGCTCCCTGACAAATCATGTCCCCTTCAAGTTGGTGTCCACCTTCAAGAATTACTACTCGCTCGTGCTGGACAGCGCCCTGGACCGAGAGACCACCCCTGACTATAAGGTGGTGGTGACAGCTCGGGATGGGGGCTCACCCTCGCTGTGGGCCACGGCCAGCGTGTCCGTGGAGGTGGCTGATGTGAACGACAATGCTCCAGTGTTCGCGCGGCCCGAATACACCGTGTTTGTGAAGGAGAACAACCCGCCTGGCGCACACATCTTCACGGTGTCCGCCGTGGACGCGGATGCACAGGAGAATGCGCTGGTGTCCTACTCGCTGGTGGAGCGGAGGGTGGGCGAGCGCTTGCTGTCGAGCTATGTGTCTGTGCACGCGGAGAGCGGCAAGGTGTTCGCGCTGCAGCCTCTGGACCACGAGGAGCTGGAGCTGCTTCAGTTCCAGGTGAACGCGAGGGATGCTGGTGTGCCTTCCCTGGGCAGCAATGTGACTCTGCAGGTGTTTGTGCTGGATGAGAACGACAACGCGCCCACACTGctggaacctgaggcaggagtcTCTGGTGGAATTGTGAGCCGTCTGGTGTCCAGATCAGTGGGTGCAGGCCACGTGGTGGCTAAGGTGCGCGCGGTGGATGCCGACTCTGGCTATAATGCATGGCTCTCTTATGAGCTGCAATTGTCAGAAGGCAATTCCCGTAGCCTTTTCCGCGTGGGTCTGTATACGGGCGAGATTAGTACTACGCGCATCCTGGATGAAGCAGATTCGCCGCGTCAGCGCCTTCTGGTGCTGGTTAAGGACCACGGCGACCCAGCAATGATGGTTACTGCCACAGTGTTGGTGTCGCTGGTAGAAAATGGCCCAGTACCAAAGGCTCCATCGCGAGTGTCCACGAGTGTCACAAACTCGGAGGTGTCACTGGTGGATGTCAACGTGTACCTGATCATCGCCATCTGCGCAGTGTCCAGCCTGTTAGTGCTCACGCTGCTGCTGTACATTGCCCTGCGCTGTTCCACTGTCCCCAGTGAGAGTGTGAGTGGGCCTCCAAAACCGGTAATGGTGTGCTCCAGCGCAGTGGGGAGCTGGTCATACTCTCAGCAAAGGCGGCAAAGGGTGTGCTCTGGGGAGTACCCACCTAAGACCGACCTCATGGCCTTTAGCCCCAGTTTATCTGATTCAAGGGACAGAGAGGATCAATTGCAGTCTACAGAGGATTCCTCCGGAAAG
- the LOC116087034 gene encoding protocadherin alpha-4 isoform X28 gives MEFSWGSGQESQRLLLSFLLLAIWEAGNSQLHYSIPEEAKHGTFVGRIAQDLGLELTELVPRLFRVASKDRGDLLEVNLQNGILFVNSRIDREELCGRSAECSIHLEVIVDRPLQVFHVEVEVRDINDNPPRFPTTQKNLFIAESRPLDTWFPLEGASDADIGINAVLTYRLSTNDYFSLEKPSNDERVKGLGLVLRKSLDREETPEIFLVLTVTDGGKPELTGTVQLLITVLDANDNSPVFDRSLYTVKLPENVPNGTLVVKVNASDLDEGVNGDIMYSFSTDISPNVKYKFHIDPVTGEIIVKGYIDFEECKSYEILVEGIDKGQLPLSGHCKVIVQVEDINDNIPELEFKSLSLPIRENSPVGTVIALISVSDRDTGVNGQVTCSLTNHVPFKLVSTFKNYYSLVLDSALDRETTPDYKVVVTARDGGSPSLWATASVSVEVADVNDNAPVFARPEYTVFVKENNPPGAHIFTVSAVDADAQENALVSYSLVERRVGERLLSSYVSVHAESGKVFALQPLDHEELELLQFQVNARDAGVPSLGSNVTLQVFVLDENDNAPTLLEPEAGVSGGIVSRLVSRSVGAGHVVAKVRAVDADSGYNAWLSYELQLSEGNSRSLFRVGLYTGEISTTRILDEADSPRQRLLVLVKDHGDPAMMVTATVLVSLVENGPVPKAPSRVSTSVTNSEVSLVDVNVYLIIAICAVSSLLVLTLLLYIALRCSTVPSESVSGPPKPVMVCSSAVGSWSYSQQRRQRVCSGEYPPKTDLMAFSPSLSDSRDREDQLQSTEDSSGKSQECQTRGFR, from the coding sequence ATGGAATTTTCCTGGGGAAGTGGCCAGGAATCCCAGcgcttgcttctctcttttctgcttcttGCAATCTGGGAGGCAGGGAACAGCCAGCTCCACTACTCCATCCCAGAGGAGGCCAAACACGGCACCTTCGTGGGCCGCATCGCGCAggacctggggctggagctgaCGGAGCTGGTGCCCCGCCTGTTCAGGGTGGCGTCCAAGGACCGCGGGGACCTTTTGGAGGTAAATCTGCAGAATGGCATTTTGTTTGTGAATTCTCGGATCGACCGGGAGGAGCTGTGCGGGCGGAGCGCGGAGTGTAGCATCCACCTGGAGGTGATCGTGGACAGGCCGCTGCAGGTTTTCCAcgtggaggtggaggtgagggaCATTAATGACAACCCTCCCAGGTTCCCAACGACACAAAAGAATCTGTTCATTGCAGAATCAAGGCCACTTGACACTTGGTTTCCACTAGAGGGCGCTTCAGACGCAGATATCGGAATCAATGCTGTGCTGACTTACAGACTGAGTACAAATGATTACTTTTCTTTGGAAAAACCATCCAACGATGAACGGGTCAAAGGTCTGGGACTTGTATTACGGAAATCTTTAGACCGGGAGGAAACTCCAGAGATATTTTTAGTGCTCACTGTAACGGACGGAGGAAAGCCTGAGCTGACTGGCACTGTTCAGTTACTCATCACCGTGCTGGATGCCAATGATAATTCGCCAGTTTTTGACAGATCTCTCTACACCGTGAAATTACCAGAAAACGTTCCAAATGGGACATTGGTAGTGAAAGTCAACGCCTCAGATTTAGATGAAGGGGTAAATGGGGATATTATGTACTCATTTTCTACAGATATTTCACCAAATGTGAAATACAAATTCCACATAGACCCTGTTACTGGAGAGATTATCGTAAAGGGATACATTGATTTCGAAGAATGCAAATCCTACGAAATTCTCGTAGAGGGAATTGACAAAGGACAACTTCCACTCTCTGGGCACTGTAAAGTCATTGTACAAGTTGAAGACATCAATGATAATATCCCAGAGTTGGAATTCAAATCTCTATCACTTCCGATCCGAGAGAATTCTCCAGTGGGCACTGTCATCGCACTCATCAGTGTGTCTGATCGGGACACGGGTGTCAACGGTCAGGTGACCTGCTCCCTGACAAATCATGTCCCCTTCAAGTTGGTGTCCACCTTCAAGAATTACTACTCGCTCGTGCTGGACAGCGCCCTGGACCGAGAGACCACCCCTGACTATAAGGTGGTGGTGACAGCTCGGGATGGGGGCTCACCCTCGCTGTGGGCCACGGCCAGCGTGTCCGTGGAGGTGGCTGATGTGAACGACAATGCTCCAGTGTTCGCGCGGCCCGAATACACCGTGTTTGTGAAGGAGAACAACCCGCCTGGCGCACACATCTTCACGGTGTCCGCCGTGGACGCGGATGCACAGGAGAATGCGCTGGTGTCCTACTCGCTGGTGGAGCGGAGGGTGGGCGAGCGCTTGCTGTCGAGCTATGTGTCTGTGCACGCGGAGAGCGGCAAGGTGTTCGCGCTGCAGCCTCTGGACCACGAGGAGCTGGAGCTGCTTCAGTTCCAGGTGAACGCGAGGGATGCTGGTGTGCCTTCCCTGGGCAGCAATGTGACTCTGCAGGTGTTTGTGCTGGATGAGAACGACAACGCGCCCACACTGctggaacctgaggcaggagtcTCTGGTGGAATTGTGAGCCGTCTGGTGTCCAGATCAGTGGGTGCAGGCCACGTGGTGGCTAAGGTGCGCGCGGTGGATGCCGACTCTGGCTATAATGCATGGCTCTCTTATGAGCTGCAATTGTCAGAAGGCAATTCCCGTAGCCTTTTCCGCGTGGGTCTGTATACGGGCGAGATTAGTACTACGCGCATCCTGGATGAAGCAGATTCGCCGCGTCAGCGCCTTCTGGTGCTGGTTAAGGACCACGGCGACCCAGCAATGATGGTTACTGCCACAGTGTTGGTGTCGCTGGTAGAAAATGGCCCAGTACCAAAGGCTCCATCGCGAGTGTCCACGAGTGTCACAAACTCGGAGGTGTCACTGGTGGATGTCAACGTGTACCTGATCATCGCCATCTGCGCAGTGTCCAGCCTGTTAGTGCTCACGCTGCTGCTGTACATTGCCCTGCGCTGTTCCACTGTCCCCAGTGAGAGTGTGAGTGGGCCTCCAAAACCGGTAATGGTGTGCTCCAGCGCAGTGGGGAGCTGGTCATACTCTCAGCAAAGGCGGCAAAGGGTGTGCTCTGGGGAGTACCCACCTAAGACCGACCTCATGGCCTTTAGCCCCAGTTTATCTGATTCAAGGGACAGAGAGGATCAATTGCAGTCTACAGAGGATTCCTCCGGAAAG